One Triticum dicoccoides isolate Atlit2015 ecotype Zavitan chromosome 3B, WEW_v2.0, whole genome shotgun sequence genomic window, agactccgaagaagctgtactatatgacgacaacgagtggaagtatgaggtgaaagagcccggaggaaccacaaacgatggccgccaacacggaggccgggctttcaaggtctccctaacacggtgtgattgcagctgcatgaggccgtctttgcttcatctcccatgctcgcaCTTGTTAAATGCATCCCGGGTTAGGAATGTGGACGTCAATCACCCTCTTACCGTGAGGGAGTCCGATTTCTCAATCATGACGGTAAAGAATACATGGACTCCACGGTTCCAGCCATACTTGTaccaatcacaatggccggagtatcatggagttcaactatggccggacccggaattgaaggtcgttagacggggaagacgtaagacaaagcgtcttagaggtgacatggacggatggggccGTGGTGGCGGTGAAGAATACGGCACCGGCCAATTCCAAAAGCCTTGTGAGGAATCCCATTGTGGGGGCTGCAGTAATGGGGGACACAACACAAGAACTTGTCCCAGACcaagaaagagatcaaagaaaaatgGTTCAAGCACAAGCCAAGCAAATGATAGCCAACCAAGTGAACCAAGGGGTAGCCAACCAAGTCAAACAAGTGGTGGAGTGCCAAACCACTCAAATCAAACAAGCCAACGAGGAACTAGGCAACAAAGAGGGAGTCAACTTGGTCTTAGAAGAgtccgtggtggtggtagaggccgtggtgaaggtcttggccgtggtgatggttttggccgtggtggtggtagaggtcgtggtgatggtcttggtcgtggtgatggtcttggccgtggtggtggtagaggtcgtggtgatggtcttggccgtggtggtggtagaggtcgtggtggtggtggtggtagaggccgtggtggtggtggtagaggccgcgGTGGTGGTGGTGTAGGCCGTGGTGCTGGTGGAGGCCGTGGTGGTGATCTTGGCCTTGGCGGCGGCCGTAGTGGAggaatgttctcttggctcaatggaCCATTGCCGTATGTGACTTACTATGATCTTGTTCTTTTGGCTCAATGCTTCTGTTGTCATTTTGTATTGTGTGACTAACTATTATATTGCCATTTTCATAGGTATGGAAACAATGAAGGGGGTGGAGGACACGGAGGGGGAAGGTGAGATCCCTTGGTGGTGCAAGGagggagaagaataagaagaagaagagaggaagaagaagaaactacATGGACCGTGATTTGGACAAGTATATGTGttatgtgtgtatgactatgtgaggGGACTAATATTTCTGTGTATGACTATGTGAGACCCTATGTGTGTATGACAATGTGAGACcctatgtgtgtatgactatgtgatttGGACAAGTATATGTGCTATGTGTGTATGAGTATGTGATTTGGACTAGTATTTCTGTGTTTTGGATGTGATTATGTGGCATCTTTATGAATCACAAAACAAAAAAAGCAGTAGGTATTTGAAAACAACAGTTAGTGCGGTGCCCAAGGGCAAGGCGctgcactgtgtagtgtggcgcCCAAGGGCAAGGCGCTGCACTGTGCAAAACCTACTGGAACGCTCCTGGTGCTCTCTGGACTGGCATGTCCAGGTGTGCAGCGCCCAAGggaaaggcgccacactacacagtgcagCGCCTTAGGGCAAGGCGCTGCACACATGGACATGCCAGTCCAGAGAGCACCAGGAGCATTCCAGTAGGTTTTGCACCCCAAAAACTGCTAAGTCCGTGTGCAGCGCCTAAAGacaaggcgccacactacacagtgcagcgccttggccctgggcgctgcacagtagggtgcagCGCCTAGTCTTTGGGtgctgcacactgacttagcaatTTTTGGGGTGCAAAAACTACTGGAACGCTCCTGGTGCTCTCTGGACTGGCATGTCCAGGTGTGCAACACCTAAGGGCAAGGCGTTGCattgtgtagtgtggcgcctttccCTTGGACGCTGCACACCTGGACATTTATTAGGCTGCACCAACTCCCTCCCACCcatccccaccccacacacccccaccctcaacacaaacccgaagctcagtgcctcccctctgccctcctctctccccctctcaaatccttctcagatccggagtatttgaccgtggattttgAAGCCAatcccctcccttaaggtaatctcctccgatccccttgttttcatccataggaattgtcacatttgctcaaatcttgctagtttgggggaaaccctagtttttgataggatttggaaatttgtgtttctttgctaatttggtatggttagtctttcatagtatgctagggttagggttatgtgtgtttgatatTGGTGTTAGGGTATGTTGGTCTTAGGGTTGTGTTcattgttaagtgggggttagggttgaCCAATAATTCTcggttttgtaggcatggcttcatccggttccatgacgaggccaccgtgtgctaaccaagaagacatgccgaacaagtgggaggacgcatctttggacaaggtgaaggagaaagatgtcaacatcccgccatgttggtgtggagatgtttgcaaggtgaaggtgtccaccgaccgaaagaaagcatggacggaagggcggagatattttgtatgcccgaactatgcttatgatcgtgcacttccaactaacgcctatgaccaaccaccgataagctcgagaagtaaaatgttactctcaaatgtgtgtcaacactaacaacaaatttttatgcagccaccgcctcctctatgcaagtacttcacgtGGATAGATCTTGAAGTGCCAGAAGATGTGAAAAAGGACCAATACGCAGATTGTCTTAGGCGGCAACGACGGTTCGAAGAATCGTTTcgaagaggcttggaggaagagcgtcatcagaaggagaggatggagcggaagaaacgagaggaggagagggcatgccaagcgaaacttgctcgtgaggaggagagggcaagaaagcttgcaaaggctcgcgaggcgcaagaggaggactcggcacgtgacaagaaggggaaatggcctcgCTCTACTCAGTAGGGACTTCGCTTCGGTGCACTCGTCGTCAACTATCTTCTAATGAATGTGTCGTGAAGTTGTGAGGGCATGTAAGATGTTGGTGAACTATCTTTTAGGGCGAGCTGCCATTTGTCATTTGTAATAAATGTGTCGTGAACCATGTCGTACTAACGTTTGAATTATCTTAAGTTATGAACTCGTCGGCATAAAATTTGTGTTTGTTCAAATTGTTGTGATGCTGCAGTCATTGTAAGTATTATGGATGTGATGCAAGCAACTGTTGGCTTTCTGGATAGCCATGGGAGTAGTGCGGCGCCTAAGGATAGGGCGCTGCActgtacagtgcagcgcctaactGTTGGGCGCTACACAGTATAGTGCAGCGCCTAACTGTTGGGCGCTGCAGTGCTGCTATAAGCAAAACTGCAGAAACAGATGCCATTTTGGCCTCCTGCAGCAGCACTCACTTAACTAGAACATCAATAAAAGTACTATAAACTGGACATGCTAAGCAAAGAGAACTAATAACTTGAACATCATATCATTTAAGACAATTCAACATTACTTCAAGTTTGCAAACATAAATACCataacataacctcacaagttAATCAACCTCACAAGTTCACAAGTTCATCATataacataacctcacaagttcatcaacctaacacaaagcactaatgccttccgcgcgtgttcctggtgccacgcctgcaggcaatcttcttcttcttaggagcacgaggatcctcttcgtgcacttcctcctccgcctgcggctccgcctccgcctcctcctccgcctcatcatccaagctagccatccgtgaggtccctacgaccacctttgggttgcctctgttgtcatagtcgttgggcgtgtaccggcgtctgggctgcctaggcttgaacacatatgcggaccgagcttgagcgtccgccaaaatcatgtcatcatcaagctcatggccCTATCACACAACGAAACAATATGGTCAAGGCCGGTgtcgtaatcaagtgagaatcacatcAAAAGGCttagtcatacctcttgggtgagcgcaccctcatcatccatataagcataagaggaactcacatcgtccccctcatggtGAGATGCGGGGTCTGATGGTGTGccagacctagaggcagatggttcatcatattcaggatcacggcaaccgagaatgttcgataaccgccttaacttcttggcctgacgctgtaacatgaacaagtgtgtaacatatcaaacttcgcaacatagactggctctcatagtgaatgcgatatgtaccttgaggaatgctcgtagtgaaccatcatcattgccagttccaaccggtgtcttctccagaatagactggctctcatcagatgctttcttgatctcggtgcgctgaggatgagaaagaatgaatgtgttaaccattcaaacatgtgtaatacaGTCAACGGGAAAGTAAAGAAGGGAACACTTCaccacatagttaatcaccggaacaGCAGGCACTCCTTGCCCTTTCctgacatctctgttgtacttcccctttgctagatcctcaaagtttacgggttcttcaagaatatcctcattatatgccggCGGCAATATCTCAACTCGAGTAGTTCCAATAAACCATCGTACGTAGTTATCAAAAGCTTGTTGGCTGTGCTCACAAAGCGGGGCGCGTGCAGTGCTACGAGCTTGCTCCACAGAAAGCTGGAAGCGGGTAACATACGAAGCATGATGCTTGTCCCAGTCCTTTATCTTCCGCTGCCTTCTCCTGTCCAACCTGCGTGGTATAAAACCAAGCATTAGCACAATCAAAAGGAGTCCCGATGCTTAGATAATACGCAGACATGCTCTTTTACCTATGAAGTGCATTGTCCGTGTCCACCCAGTCCGGCGGGTGAGGCTGGAACAGACCAAACTGACGATACACGCGATgcggcaaatgaaactcaaccgcccagttgcatatcagtgggcaccgcataagccagagatccttatcccgcaagcacatcgggttgagGCGGAACTCCTCGGTGTACCCCAAGCTCTCACCCGCACCATATGGCTGCCATTCCACCTATGAAACAGGGCAACAATGTAAATTTGATGACtatttttcaagcaagcatgagaaaggactgaagtaatgacctccttacctgctcagccgtaatcgtgtccaactcggcaatgtacttttggtacatgagattgacatcgttcgtcatctcggaaacgatatcccacttgtaagcccacgcggggcgccgtaattcgtcatgttcatctgcataccaaggatcaaacctgacgctcttcgggcgtccaacaggcagacgctcccagctccatacagaaagtagaagcagattaccaccaatgcctgcactatctgtgatcctgcaacacgcatcgtccagctacatatgaaagaaaaacaatgttaacttgacagcaagcttgcattgctaatgaagaaatgagttgatcacaaaacagaccaactacctgtcggtacaagtaggcaagagtcgctgaaccccagctccatttgctatcgaagacggtcaacgccttcagccacatccatggagcgttcttgccagtggagtcaggaaacaaagtcctcgacacaacgtaccacatatacacacgagcatgtgtctggatcacatcatcagtggcatccggagggcacgtcacaaagttattttgaatccacgtgaaagcagctccggctgctttcctttccctcttcttcttctcttctccctcctctacatcagcctcagcctcggtaggagccataccgataagagcaatcatctgctcgcgccacccatcagaatcgatgctcatacagagaggcctcccgtcgatagcaagaccggtgatcaacgagacatcctcgagcgtcacggtcatctccccagtccgaagatggaaactgtgcgtctccggcctccaccgatcaacaagagtggacaccagtggagcgttcagattcggcgtggaccggctgaccaacagaatccacgggagtagtcctgcctgcttgatgtacggtgtgtaccgctcatcgtaaggcatggcaggaccagagaccccatgataccgaatcttcagaggttcaagcttctgcaaaaaacaagtaatgacaaatcttagggcaatgtaaatttcaactaaaggcaaattgcaaaatatttagattactAGTTATTACCTtctccttctcgcgcatcatgtaggcccggtgttgcacgtcgtagacatcgtccagaacccaaaccatccttacaaatttcaaacaataaacatatatgagttcatctCAAATATCGGTAAACACTCAACATTTCATATGTGTTCATCTAAACATCTCATATGTATTCATctacaagaatctcaacatctccttctcacacaatgaataaATGATTGTAAATTCTCATATATATCTCGTATGACATATGTGTTCAAATAAATCAACATCTcatatttcaaataaactcaacatctaatatatatctaaaaaaactcaacatctcacatatagctacaaaactcaacatctcataattatctacaaaactaggcatctcatatatatctaaaaaaataaacAATCTAGGTTTCACTAACAAATCATATACTACCGGATATGACTACACATCCTCCATCACAACACACAATCTTGGACAAACAAAGATCCAAACCAAGCAAATCTAAGGTTCCACCTAATCTTGGGCAAATCCCTAAAATTGCAACGATTTTacggaggaaaagaaagggaacggaGGAGTTTACGTACTAGGAAGGATTAGAGATCGAATCCAGGCCTCAAAACTTCAGATCTCAGAGGGGGTGTGGGGGGGATCCGAAGGGGGCGCCGCCGCCGCTCTCTGTACAGAAGAGAGCAACTTCTCAGACGTGGAAGAACTGCCTGGGAGGGACTGGCCCGATGCGGCCTAAGTCAACGTGCAGCGCCTAAGACACGGGCGCTGCACTATACACAGTGCGGCGCCTAAGCCTTAGGCGCTGCACTGCtgtctgtggggccgcaactggaccagggctgccacgctagCAGGAGGTGCAACGCCTAAGGCAGAGGCGCTGCATAGTAGTGTGCGGCGCCCAGCTGTCAGGCGCCACACTAAAGGGTCAGCAAagcaaaaaaaaattgaaagcaggtcagtttgtgatttgatttctgcctcaggtcaaatatgtgatttctgccaTTATCATCCGACGGAACGTCACCACCTAAGCATGGGCGCCCTTCGCTGCAACCTACTCACTGGTATGATGGAATCATTATGATGTGGAATCTTTAGCCATTATGGCAGTACCAAGTTTTTCTTAAGATATTTTCGGCTACGGTAAGTACAAATTTTACATATGTATTATACATCTAAGTATTATATTATTGATTTTACGCGGGGACTTGtgcaaatatttattttatttctttttgttttatCTATGTTGGATTGAGTCATTTAGATGTATTGTCGGTTGTTAGCTGGGTAGCACATTCTCATTGCATCTGGATGCTTATTCTATGACAATTTAGTTGACGCGAGGATGGCTAGTTTAGTTGGCAAGCACGGCAATTTTTTGGTAAAAATCAAATTCAGGACAGGTATGCTTTGCTTACCAACTAAACTTGTCATAGTTAACAAatatataaaataccaaaaaatgttGGATTTCCATGGTCGAATCTCGAGCGCGTTGGTAGATGGTAGGACGGGGTTGGTGGCCAGCCAAAGTTGTCGCGTCCATTGGCTGCGCCGCTATGCATCTTTTGGTTTGTTCTTCAACAGTATGGAGCCGTGTGGAGCAGGCGGAAATTCGGACGCGAAACGTGGAACGCATCAACAACGTACTCCAATCTTTTCAACCAACTTCTTTTCTTATACTTGCGATAAGACGACGACACGAGAAAATCGGTAGTGGCATGCTCTTGGAGGAGAAAAAGCGGGACGCAAGTTAACGAGGCGAGATGGGATGCACCTTTTTTTTCCCTTagctttctctctctttctctcgcggcGAGATCTTCACCATCCACGCTCTTGGGTGGGTTAAGCCCGTTCtcgtacacaatgaacattttttcaaaacgaAGGCAAAAATATttgcctcgtcgattaattaagaagaaaagAATTGTCCAGTTAATTTACGAAAAACCAGGCAAAAACCGATACACTCCCAAATGCGGACTACTCGCAAAATAGGAAACACCAAAGCCGCTTAAGCAGCCCTCTAAACAAACAACAACCGCAACCCTCAACACTTGAAGAACACAATGAAACTCCTAACAAGCACACTAACGAAAACTGACCACCCTCCATCATGAAACCACAGACATCTTTCGAATGGTGCCACACTTGTTTTTCTACTTCTTCGGTTTCTCCTTACTTGGCATCTTCTTTGCAAGGTCGATGTTGACTCTTGAGCCACCCATTTGTCAAAAAAACGTACGTGTCGTTGTCATCAACAAAGGGGACCGTTGTACAGAGCCCACTTACGATCAGATTAGGTTCAGTACTTGGGAATCAATAGGCTCGTCTCCGTGTATTTCCACTGATTACTCATAGCTATGACGCAAAATATCAAACGTGGGGAAGAGAAGGCGTGCTAAGACAGTGAAAAACCATAGTCCCATCAAACTTGATTGACTGATAAATGATGTACAGAAGACCAAATCAAGTCCAGCAAGAACTACACTCTAGAACCACCTTAGATGACGCATCAGACGAGACACTGAAAATGGCATGCACAGGTTTACTGGCCAGCTGGTGTTGCGTTGATGATGTCGGAATCGCCTGAAAATTCAACACAAGGAACAGAGCATGATCAGAAACCCAGTTGTTGTATATCAAAGTATGAACCAGGTAAAACAATTGAGAGATGCGGTGGTAGATACCAGGGTCGATGATACTCAGGCAGCAGACTCGGAAGTATTTACCACACGCAGTTCCCAAATCAACATTGTCTGGAAATCAAACATTGGCGCTGTTACTTTTGAACAGTATATTATTGAGATAATAAAAAAGTTTGACATGATTATGACTGCTTTACCATCTTATATGCACTATTTCAAACTATTGATTAGCAATACTTCCACAGCAAAGTAATAGACAGGACTGTGAGCCAAGTAGGAAGGGTTTCGCAGTGTCATGGGAAGAAGTGAACATCATCTCACAGAACTCACCACTAGACAAAAGTTGGATTAAATAGGAATGCAAACTTACTTCCATGGTAGTGGTGGACAGTGATCTTCGCCAACATAGCATAGTACTCAATCTCAGACTTGCGGAGTGGAGGGCAGTTGTTAGCAAGGATCACAAGCTTTGCTGTAATAGGATGCAACCACATTATTTGATATCAGACTGTCAACCATCATCAAATTACAAAAGAAACAACGTGAAATTGCTGTTACGCCAAGCAGAAGAAATCTCCTACTAATAAACAGTGATATATCAGGAGAATTATTAAGGCATAGAATTATCCACAATGGCCATATGAATACAGGCATGTGCAATGGCTAGGACGATCAGAGTACTGGCTTGGTTTCTCTGAAGAGAAATAATAGCGCTCAGCATGTTCATTGTCGATCATCTGGGGAAAGGATCATCATATCCTCCAAAAAGAATGGCACATTGAAAACGAATAGAATGCATAGTAAATCTAGCATAGAGAAACCTACATCTATTTGCAGAAATTTGAGAATTACTATTGACTCATACTCGATGGCCATATGAATAGATCCACTCGTAATCAGTTTTCAACGCCTAATGGGCACATCAAAACATTAAAGAAGACATAGATGGTGCCAAACAAAGATAACAAACCACAAAACAGTAGCAAGCAATGAAGAACAAAAATCTGTACTACTGGGCAGATCAGTCCTGGCTTGGTTTCTCCTAAGAGAAATTATAGCGCTCAGCATGTTCATTAGTACGTGTACGTCAAGAAATTTGCAGATCATAGTTTAGGCTGAGCTAGCTAATTGTTTATCATCTAGGTAAAGGATCATCCTTATCTAGTTCAAAATAACATAGGTACAGCATATAAAATCtaaatatatactccctctgtcccataatataagaacgtttttgacactagtgtagtatgaaaaacgttcttatattatgggacggagNNNNNNNNNNNNNNNNNNNNNNNNNNNNNNNNNNNNNNNNNNNNNNNNNNNNNNNNNNNNNNNNNNNNNNNNNNNNNNNNNNNNNNNNNNNNNNNNNNNNNNNNNNNNNNNNNNNNNNNNNNNNNNNNNNNNNNNNNNNNNNNNNNNNNNNNNNNNNNNNNNNNNNNNNNNNNNNNNNNNNNNNNNNNNNNNNNNNNNNNNNNNNNNNNNNNNNNNNNNNNNNNNNNNNNNNNNNNNNNNNNNNNNNNNNNNNNNNNNNNNNNNNNNNNNNNNNNNNNNNNNNNNNNNNNNNNNNNNNNNNNNNNNNNNNNNNNNNNNNNNNNNNNNTCCACATAATAGTTGCACATCTTAAAAGCATGAGATAATTTTGGAGGGACTAACGAAATTTCAAGCACCTAACTGGAGTACAACACATAATAGAACAGAATGCTACCAAGTAATCAAGTACTAAAATGTTTGATAACAGGCATTACGAGTCAACTCTCTAATAAACATACAGAAATGCCCAATCACTATGCGATATACACCACCATCAGCTACTGGACCACAGCAATGAGCCCATATTATTAGAAGAGCCAGGGTGAAGCTGATCACTATGGCATCGACTCATACACAGCAGCAATGAGATCCACCGGTAATCAGCTTTTGCGATGCGCAAGAACACATTTCAACGTCTATTTATCCAAAATCAAAGCTCAGAAGGTCAGACCAACAGAAACTCGAACGTTTCCTGACTAAAACTCAGGATCTAAACATCATATTCTGCATCTTCAACTAGCAAATACTAGCATACAATTCGCACAAACTAGGGCCCATGAAACACATGCAATACTGAGCGCGGTGGAAACTAGGCAAGGGAGGATGGGTTCTTACCCTTGGAGTTCCTGAGGGTCCTGAGGACGGTCTTGTAGCCGAGCGTGTACTTGCCGCTCTTCATGACAAGCTGCAGCTTGTTGTTGATGTTGTCCCCGGACTTCTTCTGCGCCATCACAACAAATACACCGGAAATCAGCAAGACAGAAAGAACAGAACAACGTGAGGAACGGGAAAAGGAACCGAAGTGAATGGCGGGAACCGGCAAAGCTACAGAAGAGCGTCGCGGCAGGTCGACATGAACATGGGGATAGATCAGGGTGGTGGGCGGGGAAGGGGGGTGTTACCGTCTTCTTCGTGGAGGTCACCATGGTTGCGCCCCGAGGAGAagtggcggcggcgcgagggtcggcggcgtcggcggcggcttcTTCTCGGGGATGTCTGCGAGGTGGAGGAGTCAGTTGCGCTAGGGTTTGGATTATAAAGGCCCGGGGGGGCAAGGGTTTTGCTCGGCGTGGGCTTAGTGAGCTGCGGCATGGAATTGCCCAGTGGGCTTTCGGGCCGAATTTATTGAAAGAAGTCTATNNNNNNNNNNNNNNNNNNNNNNNNNNNNNNNNNNNNNNNNNNNNNNNNNNNNNNNNNNNNNNNNNNNNNNNNNNNNNNNNNNNNNNNNNNNNNNNNNNNNNNNNNNNNNNNNNNNNNNNNNNNNNNNNNNNNNNNNNNNNNNNNNNNNNNNNNNNNNNNNNNNNNNNNNNNNNNNNNNNNNNNNNNNNNNN contains:
- the LOC119275853 gene encoding 60S ribosomal protein L30, whose product is MVTSTKKTKKSGDNINNKLQLVMKSGKYTLGYKTVLRTLRNSKAKLVILANNCPPLRKSEIEYYAMLAKITVHHYHGNNVDLGTACGKYFRVCCLSIIDPGDSDIINATPAGQ
- the LOC119279517 gene encoding serine/threonine-protein phosphatase 7 long form homolog, yielding MMREKEKVEWQPYGAGESLGYTEEFRLNPMCLRDKDLWLMRCPLICNWAVEFHLPHRVYRQFGLFQPHPPDWVDTDNALHRLDRRRQRKIKDWDKHHASYVTRFQLSVEQARSTARAPLCEHSQQAFDNYVRWFIGTTRVEILPPAYNEDILEEPVNFEDLAKGKYNRDVRKGQGVPAVPVINYVVKCSLLYFPVDCITHV